In the Grimontia kaedaensis genome, one interval contains:
- the pqqE gene encoding pyrroloquinoline quinone biosynthesis protein PqqE, with the protein MTRNGSKPVNPPLWLLAELTYRCPLHCAYCANPLNLGDPDDELSTDDWFRVLEEGRELGAVQLGFSGGEPLMRKDLEQLVAHAKGLGYYTNLITSAVGLNEKRILALKEAGLDHIQISFQSADPDLSDAIAGKRHAFEHKKAMFKAVKDNGFPMVMNVVITRQNIESIEAIMALAIELEADFVELATSQYYGWALHNRDALLPSQPQIEEAEAKVNALRDSQNGVGPKFIFVTPDYHESRPKPCMSGWGNIFLNIAPDGKALPCHSAAMLDLPHPNVKEHSLSYIWNESESFNHFRGFDWMREPCRSCNEKEKDFGGCRCQAMLLTGDPANADPVCNKSPHHHVIEEAVAKANQGCHSAALARTVKNSQMILSVKP; encoded by the coding sequence GTGACAAGAAATGGCTCGAAGCCTGTTAATCCGCCGCTCTGGCTGTTGGCGGAGCTGACCTATCGCTGCCCGCTGCATTGCGCCTATTGCGCCAACCCGCTGAATCTCGGTGATCCCGATGACGAGCTGTCTACCGACGACTGGTTCCGCGTGCTGGAAGAAGGTCGGGAGCTGGGGGCGGTTCAGCTTGGATTTTCCGGTGGCGAGCCCTTGATGCGCAAAGACCTGGAACAATTGGTCGCCCACGCCAAAGGACTGGGCTACTACACCAACCTGATCACCTCTGCGGTTGGACTTAATGAGAAGCGTATCCTGGCACTCAAAGAAGCAGGGCTTGATCATATCCAAATCAGTTTTCAGTCGGCCGACCCGGATTTAAGTGATGCGATAGCCGGAAAGCGTCACGCTTTCGAGCACAAAAAAGCCATGTTCAAAGCTGTCAAAGACAACGGTTTCCCAATGGTAATGAACGTGGTGATTACCCGCCAGAACATTGAATCGATTGAAGCAATTATGGCGCTCGCGATTGAGTTGGAAGCGGATTTCGTTGAGCTGGCCACCTCGCAATATTATGGTTGGGCGCTGCATAACCGAGATGCACTGCTGCCATCCCAACCCCAGATAGAAGAAGCCGAAGCCAAGGTGAACGCACTTCGCGACAGTCAAAACGGCGTGGGGCCTAAGTTTATCTTTGTCACGCCGGATTATCATGAATCCCGCCCAAAGCCATGCATGAGCGGCTGGGGAAACATTTTCCTCAACATTGCACCGGATGGAAAAGCCCTGCCTTGCCACAGTGCAGCGATGTTGGATTTGCCCCATCCAAACGTGAAGGAACACTCACTTTCCTACATCTGGAACGAATCAGAGAGCTTTAATCACTTCCGCGGATTTGACTGGATGCGGGAACCTTGCCGAAGCTGTAATGAGAAGGAAAAAGACTTTGGTGGTTGTCGTTGTCAGGCCATGTTGCTGACCGGCGATCCGGCGAATGCCGATCCGGTGTGCAACAAATCCCCGCATCATCACGTGATTGAGGAAGCGGTAGCGAAAGCCAATCAGGGGTGTCACAGCGCAGCCTTGGCGAGAACCGTGAAGAACAGCCAGATGATTCTGTCCGTCAAACCCTAA
- the pqqA gene encoding pyrroloquinoline quinone precursor peptide PqqA: MWKKPSYTELRLGFEVTLYISNR, from the coding sequence ATGTGGAAGAAACCAAGCTACACAGAACTCAGACTCGGTTTTGAAGTAACTCTTTACATCAGTAACCGCTAA
- the pqqB gene encoding pyrroloquinoline quinone biosynthesis protein PqqB, whose translation MQIVVLGSAAGGGFPQWNCHCRMCQSVRNGTSRAEPRTQSSIAVSDDGEHWVVINASPDIRQQINASPQLAKADGARGSAISAVVVTDAQIDHTTGLLILREGLPLELYCTPEVAEELSSSYPILSMMKHWEGGYQTCTVDIHSREGWRIPSVPNLEFHPISLSSNAPPFSPYRNRPRPGDNIGLKIVDTRTGATLFYAPGLGAPEDTVLAAMRDADCVMMDGTLWTDDEMIREGLGTSLGSEMGHLSVSGDDGMLALMEDFTKPRKVLIHINNTNPILDPDSPQHQAVLDAGVEIAFDGMTIEI comes from the coding sequence ATGCAAATTGTTGTATTAGGTTCAGCCGCCGGAGGCGGATTTCCCCAGTGGAATTGTCATTGTCGTATGTGCCAGTCGGTGCGAAATGGTACCAGTCGCGCTGAGCCACGCACTCAATCTTCCATTGCCGTGAGCGATGATGGTGAACATTGGGTGGTGATTAATGCTTCCCCCGATATCCGTCAACAAATCAACGCCTCTCCGCAACTTGCGAAAGCTGATGGCGCAAGAGGCTCTGCCATTAGCGCCGTGGTGGTCACCGATGCGCAGATTGACCACACGACCGGATTGCTCATTCTTCGCGAAGGATTACCGCTCGAGCTTTACTGCACGCCTGAAGTGGCAGAAGAGCTCAGCAGCAGCTATCCGATTTTGTCGATGATGAAGCATTGGGAAGGGGGCTACCAAACCTGTACCGTCGATATCCATTCGCGGGAAGGCTGGCGCATTCCTTCAGTGCCGAATCTCGAATTCCATCCGATTTCCCTATCATCCAATGCGCCGCCGTTTTCGCCTTACCGGAACCGTCCGCGCCCCGGAGACAACATTGGTCTTAAGATTGTCGATACCCGCACTGGCGCTACTCTTTTTTATGCACCGGGTCTGGGCGCACCGGAAGATACTGTGCTGGCTGCCATGCGCGATGCCGATTGCGTGATGATGGATGGCACACTCTGGACGGACGATGAAATGATTCGTGAAGGGCTTGGCACTTCTTTGGGCTCGGAAATGGGCCATCTTTCGGTCTCTGGCGACGACGGCATGTTGGCGCTGATGGAAGATTTCACCAAGCCGCGCAAGGTGCTCATTCATATCAATAATACCAACCCCATTCTGGATCCTGACTCGCCGCAGCATCAGGCGGTGTTGGATGCTGGAGTGGAAATTGCCTTCGACGGCATGACGATTGAGATTTGA
- the pqqD gene encoding pyrroloquinoline quinone biosynthesis peptide chaperone PqqD: protein MNSDTVYQRNSMFRMQFEKAQDCHVLLYPEGMVKLSESAAEILMQFDAPSSVDAVISRLEEKFPGVDLADDVNEFVEVARDKKWLEAC from the coding sequence ATGAACAGCGATACTGTCTATCAGCGCAACAGCATGTTCCGCATGCAGTTTGAAAAAGCGCAGGACTGCCACGTACTGCTCTACCCGGAAGGGATGGTGAAACTGAGCGAAAGTGCCGCTGAGATTCTGATGCAGTTTGACGCACCAAGCTCGGTAGATGCCGTGATCTCACGTCTGGAAGAAAAGTTTCCCGGTGTGGATTTGGCTGATGACGTGAACGAGTTCGTGGAGGTCGCCCGTGACAAGAAATGGCTCGAAGCCTGTTAA
- the pqqC gene encoding pyrroloquinoline-quinone synthase PqqC, translated as MAQPMTRDEFQQALLAKGQYYHIHHPFHQAMYAGRCTKAQIRAWVANRFYYQTSIPVKDAAIMANCRDPEIRREWVQRILDHDGHKSLDCKWGGIEAWLRLAEAVGLDRQEVLDEKWVLPGVRFAVDAYVNFARRATWQEAACSSLTELFAPEIHQSRLDSWPNHYTWIDPEGLTYFRQRLSQARRDVEHGLSITLDHFQTAELQAQALNILQFKLDILWSLLDAISMAYEFERPPYVGITDKPVWHHALDR; from the coding sequence ATGGCACAGCCAATGACACGTGATGAATTCCAACAGGCACTGCTCGCCAAAGGGCAGTACTACCACATTCACCATCCCTTTCATCAAGCCATGTACGCGGGCAGGTGCACCAAAGCGCAAATCCGTGCCTGGGTAGCAAACCGCTTTTATTACCAGACCTCTATTCCGGTGAAGGACGCTGCCATTATGGCGAACTGTCGCGACCCGGAAATCCGCCGCGAGTGGGTGCAGCGCATCCTTGACCATGACGGTCACAAGAGCCTGGATTGCAAATGGGGTGGCATTGAAGCCTGGCTGCGTTTGGCCGAAGCCGTTGGTCTGGATAGACAAGAAGTGCTCGATGAAAAATGGGTGCTGCCGGGCGTACGCTTTGCGGTGGATGCGTATGTGAATTTTGCCCGCCGGGCCACCTGGCAGGAGGCCGCCTGCTCATCACTGACCGAGCTGTTCGCACCGGAAATTCACCAGTCCCGTCTTGATTCTTGGCCGAATCATTACACTTGGATTGACCCTGAAGGGCTGACCTATTTCCGCCAGCGTCTCAGTCAGGCCCGTCGTGATGTGGAGCATGGCTTGTCTATCACGCTCGATCATTTCCAGACGGCTGAGCTACAGGCGCAAGCGCTGAATATTCTGCAATTTAAACTCGATATCCTTTGGTCGCTGCTCGATGCCATCAGCATGGCATACGAATTTGAGCGTCCACCTTATGTTGGCATTACCGACAAACCTGTCTGGCATCATGCGCTCGACAGATAA